The following coding sequences lie in one Thermosulfuriphilus ammonigenes genomic window:
- the gap gene encoding type I glyceraldehyde-3-phosphate dehydrogenase produces MAIRVGINGFGRIGRCIYRAHLKYPEFKDDIQIVAVNDLTDNRTLAHLLKYDSVMGTLPQEVKATENGLLVDGEEVRIFNFTEPAKIPWAEMGVDYVIEATGRFTDGNLARGHLDAGAKKVVITAPAKNEDITIVMGVNEDDYNPLEHHVVSNASCTTNCLAPVAKVILDRFGIKRGLVTTVHAYTNDQRILDFPHKDLRRARAAAVNMIPTKTGAAAAVGKVIPELQGKFDGLAVRVPTPDVSLIDLVCEVEREVTVPEVNEALKAAQSRFLGYTEEPLVSTDFLGNQHSAVVDGLCTRVIEGYMVKVMAWYDNEWGYSNRVLDLIKFMDSKRAV; encoded by the coding sequence ATGGCTATACGGGTTGGTATTAACGGTTTTGGCCGTATCGGGCGTTGTATTTATCGGGCCCACCTTAAATATCCAGAATTTAAAGATGATATCCAGATTGTAGCCGTCAATGATCTCACCGATAATCGCACTCTGGCTCACCTGTTAAAATATGATTCAGTGATGGGAACCCTGCCTCAGGAGGTAAAGGCTACGGAAAACGGTCTCCTTGTTGATGGAGAGGAGGTTCGTATCTTTAACTTTACCGAGCCGGCCAAGATCCCCTGGGCGGAGATGGGGGTAGATTACGTTATTGAGGCCACCGGTCGTTTTACCGACGGCAATCTGGCCCGCGGGCACCTGGATGCTGGGGCCAAGAAGGTGGTTATTACTGCCCCGGCCAAAAATGAAGATATTACTATTGTTATGGGGGTCAATGAAGACGATTACAATCCTCTTGAGCATCATGTAGTTTCCAACGCCTCTTGCACCACTAACTGTTTGGCTCCGGTGGCCAAGGTGATCCTGGATCGCTTTGGCATCAAAAGGGGGTTGGTGACTACAGTTCACGCCTACACCAATGACCAGCGAATCCTTGACTTTCCTCACAAAGACCTGCGGCGGGCCCGGGCGGCGGCGGTGAACATGATTCCCACCAAGACCGGGGCGGCGGCGGCGGTGGGCAAGGTGATCCCTGAACTCCAGGGCAAATTTGATGGTCTGGCTGTCCGGGTGCCCACCCCAGACGTTTCCCTTATTGACCTGGTCTGTGAGGTGGAGCGAGAGGTTACGGTCCCTGAGGTTAATGAGGCCCTTAAGGCCGCCCAGAGCCGCTTTCTGGGCTACACCGAGGAGCCTCTGGTATCCACAGACTTTCTGGGGAACCAGCATTCGGCGGTGGTTGATGGACTTTGCACCCGGGTCATTGAGGGTTACATGGTAAAAGTCATGGCCTGGTACGACAATGAGTGGGGGTATTCCAATCGGGTTCTTGATCTGATTAAATTCATGGATAGCAAAAGGGCCGTCTAG
- a CDS encoding hybrid sensor histidine kinase/response regulator codes for MPKMTEADARIEYLVARHLPEPVLVLDDQKALVFANGRAKELFSGQLEEIVPTLPLWTGGRYRRFFWKRRVFETLCEEVRHQSSLYLIVILRDITASYHLQSFLSDSESHYRELFNSVPVGLLLLSPEGQVKDANETAVGLLGYRSSWKLKRLSVEQVVPDLKLRNLLREGGSFEGRVQLRRADGATFWAYVKLICSSVGRRCLLAFMDVSQLVAAEERLQVAQRLETLGRLAAGVAHDFNNVLTIFASGLEFLKLRYLQAKEECRPPSSSLLEMAGILEKMDQGLDRARSLTDRILFFARGGLKKKELIEVGEFVRRFTDISRALLGPGVAFHLELPEGPLYILADPSSLEHVFYNLLTNARDALGGEGEVRLRIYRQYLATDKRLPWGEIPAGGYVVFEVTDNGCGIAAEDLPHIFEPFYTTKEPGKGTGLGLATVFQIVRTFDGQIEVESAPGKGATFRIYLPEASGREKVPEASSKKTVSPRIRKVLIIDDEESLLELMAQSLKDLGLEVQVASKCEALSRLASRFGDVELVVMDYYMPGLSGKDCLREIRRLFPRAKVVVSSGYLSEELKEEAQALGASGFLRKPYRLHELLQFMAT; via the coding sequence ATGCCGAAAATGACTGAGGCCGACGCACGGATTGAATATCTCGTTGCCCGTCACCTCCCCGAGCCAGTCCTGGTCCTTGATGACCAGAAGGCCTTGGTTTTTGCCAACGGCCGGGCCAAAGAACTTTTCTCCGGCCAGCTTGAGGAGATCGTGCCTACGTTGCCTCTTTGGACCGGAGGGCGCTATCGTCGCTTCTTTTGGAAGAGACGGGTCTTTGAGACCCTCTGTGAGGAGGTCAGGCACCAGAGTAGCCTTTACCTTATTGTCATTCTCCGGGATATCACGGCCAGCTATCATCTTCAGAGCTTTTTAAGCGACTCTGAGAGCCACTATCGGGAACTCTTCAACTCTGTCCCTGTAGGGCTTCTCCTTCTTAGCCCTGAGGGCCAGGTCAAAGACGCCAACGAGACGGCGGTGGGGCTTTTGGGATATCGGAGCTCCTGGAAGCTTAAAAGGCTTTCCGTTGAGCAGGTTGTTCCTGACCTCAAGCTGCGGAATCTCCTGCGGGAGGGAGGCTCCTTTGAGGGACGAGTCCAACTTCGTCGGGCCGATGGGGCTACTTTTTGGGCCTATGTCAAGTTGATCTGTTCTTCGGTAGGGCGTCGCTGTCTCCTGGCCTTTATGGACGTAAGCCAGCTGGTGGCTGCCGAAGAGCGCCTTCAGGTGGCCCAGCGCCTTGAGACCCTGGGGCGGCTGGCCGCTGGAGTGGCCCATGATTTTAACAACGTTCTGACCATCTTTGCTTCCGGGCTTGAGTTCTTAAAACTTCGCTACCTTCAGGCCAAGGAGGAATGCCGTCCACCTTCAAGCTCTCTTTTGGAGATGGCCGGCATTCTGGAGAAGATGGATCAGGGCCTGGATCGGGCCAGGTCTCTTACCGACCGGATCCTCTTTTTCGCCCGCGGAGGTCTTAAAAAGAAAGAACTTATTGAGGTAGGGGAGTTTGTGCGTCGGTTCACGGATATAAGTCGGGCCCTTCTCGGCCCCGGGGTGGCATTTCACCTGGAGCTACCCGAGGGCCCCCTTTACATTTTGGCTGATCCGAGTTCCCTGGAGCATGTCTTCTACAATCTCCTCACCAATGCCAGAGATGCCCTTGGGGGAGAAGGTGAAGTCCGTCTGCGGATCTATCGCCAATATCTGGCCACGGATAAAAGGCTTCCCTGGGGAGAAATCCCTGCCGGAGGTTATGTGGTTTTTGAGGTTACAGACAATGGTTGCGGTATCGCCGCCGAAGATCTCCCCCATATCTTTGAACCCTTCTACACCACAAAAGAGCCTGGCAAGGGGACGGGGCTTGGTCTGGCTACAGTCTTCCAAATTGTTAGGACCTTTGATGGCCAGATTGAGGTAGAAAGTGCTCCGGGTAAAGGGGCGACCTTTCGGATCTATCTCCCTGAAGCCAGTGGCCGGGAGAAAGTCCCAGAGGCAAGCTCCAAAAAGACAGTTAGCCCTCGAATCAGGAAGGTTCTGATCATCGATGATGAAGAGTCCTTGCTGGAATTGATGGCCCAATCCTTAAAGGACCTGGGGCTTGAAGTCCAGGTGGCCAGCAAGTGCGAAGCCCTCTCCCGCCTGGCGTCTCGCTTTGGTGATGTGGAGCTAGTAGTCATGGACTACTATATGCCCGGACTCTCGGGTAAAGATTGCCTGCGGGAGATCCGACGTCTTTTCCCCCGAGCCAAGGTGGTGGTCTCAAGTGGCTATCTCTCAGAAGAGCTCAAAGAAGAGGCCCAGGCCCTTGGAGCGAGCGGTTTTTTGCGGAAGCCATACCGCCTTCATGAACTGCTTCAATTTATGGCTACCTGA